In Dyadobacter subterraneus, a single genomic region encodes these proteins:
- a CDS encoding carboxymuconolactone decarboxylase family protein — protein sequence MPYIELPAHLPGITGLLEYSQHTAGPIRELTQILLRGESTLTKGERELIATVVSYNNECVFCTTAHTAAADLLLGESETCEMVKKDIDSAPVSEKMKSLLKIAKLVQISGKAVTPEAVAAAKENGASDEEIHDTVLIAGLFCLYNRYVDGLASVTPANPEFYEYLGERIVNHGYNRLPQGYDHLKK from the coding sequence ATGCCATATATAGAACTGCCGGCACATTTGCCTGGTATTACAGGACTGCTTGAATACAGCCAGCATACAGCCGGACCAATTCGTGAACTTACCCAGATTTTATTGCGGGGAGAGTCAACACTTACGAAGGGAGAAAGGGAGTTGATCGCCACTGTGGTCTCGTATAATAATGAATGTGTTTTTTGCACAACGGCGCATACAGCCGCGGCCGATTTGCTTTTAGGAGAATCTGAAACCTGTGAAATGGTTAAAAAAGATATTGATTCTGCGCCTGTAAGTGAAAAAATGAAATCACTTTTAAAAATTGCCAAACTGGTACAGATCAGTGGAAAAGCGGTTACGCCGGAAGCAGTTGCTGCTGCAAAAGAAAACGGAGCATCCGATGAAGAGATCCATGATACGGTTCTTATAGCCGGACTTTTCTGTTTGTACAACCGCTATGTTGACGGACTTGCCAGTGTTACGCCCGCTAATCCCGAATTCTATGAATATCTGGGAGAAAGAATTGTAAACCACGGCTACAACAGGCTTCCACAAGGTTATGATCATTTAAAAAAATAA
- a CDS encoding carboxymuconolactone decarboxylase family protein, with product MAHIQLPNEELPGIVGLFNFKPETAKPLGALADVLLRGPSPLTSGERELIASYVSNLNNCHFCHTSHGAAAMAHLSCDVNLLDDIKQDFITIPVSEKLRALLDIAAKVQKGGKHVLEEDIAAAREAGAVDQEIHDTVLIAAAFCMFNRYVDGLGTWAPKENKAYREMGERMAFVGYNRY from the coding sequence ATGGCACATATACAGTTACCGAACGAAGAACTTCCCGGAATCGTCGGACTTTTTAATTTCAAACCTGAAACTGCAAAACCGCTTGGAGCTTTGGCAGATGTCTTGTTAAGAGGGCCGTCTCCATTGACCAGTGGTGAACGTGAGCTCATTGCTTCCTACGTTTCAAATCTCAACAATTGCCATTTTTGCCATACCTCACACGGTGCGGCGGCAATGGCTCACTTATCCTGCGATGTGAATTTGCTGGATGATATCAAGCAGGATTTCATCACAATCCCGGTTTCTGAAAAGCTGCGCGCTTTACTTGATATCGCTGCGAAAGTACAAAAAGGCGGGAAACATGTTTTGGAAGAAGATATTGCCGCCGCACGGGAAGCGGGTGCAGTAGATCAGGAAATTCATGATACCGTTTTAATTGCTGCTGCTTTCTGCATGTTCAACCGTTATGTGGACGGATTAGGTACCTGGGCACCTAAGGAAAATAAAGCTTACCGCGAAATGGGTGAGCGTATGGCTTTTGTCGGTTACAACCGCTACTAA